One window of Desulfobacca acetoxidans DSM 11109 genomic DNA carries:
- a CDS encoding glycosyltransferase yields MNLIAALFASLCFCALVYQFSAIIALICFRRRPLPSCQSGVWPGISLLKPVRGLEQDSYDCLASFIRQDYPARQILFGVADPTDPILPLLRDLQATFGEVDIRVVICPQELGMNPKVSTLRQLLPLAVYDYILISDSDVRVRPDALRVLAGALQDPKAGLATCLYRPGPVDTNGAALEAMTISTDFIPSVAMAYYVEDIRFALGAVMALSQETLERIGGFEGIADHLADDYQLGLRVSEAGLQVQLLPYVEDRVIISKIY; encoded by the coding sequence ATGAACCTGATTGCGGCTCTATTTGCTAGCCTTTGCTTTTGCGCCCTGGTCTATCAGTTCAGTGCCATCATTGCCCTGATCTGTTTCCGACGGCGGCCTCTTCCTTCCTGTCAGAGTGGGGTCTGGCCGGGAATTTCTCTGTTGAAGCCGGTCAGAGGGCTGGAGCAGGACTCTTACGATTGTCTGGCCAGCTTCATCCGGCAGGATTACCCGGCCCGGCAGATTCTCTTTGGCGTTGCCGACCCTACCGATCCTATCCTGCCACTTTTAAGAGACTTGCAGGCCACCTTCGGTGAAGTTGACATTCGCGTCGTCATCTGTCCGCAGGAGCTCGGAATGAATCCCAAGGTCAGCACCCTGCGCCAGTTGCTACCCTTGGCGGTCTACGATTATATTCTCATTTCCGACAGCGACGTCCGGGTCAGGCCTGATGCCCTGCGCGTTCTGGCCGGAGCTCTCCAGGATCCGAAGGCGGGACTGGCCACCTGTTTGTATCGCCCGGGGCCGGTGGATACCAATGGCGCCGCCTTGGAGGCGATGACCATCAGCACCGATTTTATCCCCTCAGTGGCCATGGCGTATTACGTGGAAGACATCCGGTTTGCCCTGGGGGCGGTGATGGCTTTATCCCAGGAAACATTGGAACGCATCGGCGGTTTCGAGGGGATCGCGGACCATCTGGCCGACGACTACCAGTTGGGGCTTCGCGTATCTGAAGCCGGCTTGCAGGTGCAGCTTTTGCCTTATGTAGAAGATAGGGTGATAATTTCAAAGATTTATTGA
- a CDS encoding alpha/beta hydrolase: protein MTIAQGNPEIQEEKVIFAAADVTLEGRLAPAGESGGVVLTSPHPLYGGDMDNNVVWTAARAFQNRHWTTLRFNFRGVGLSTGDYGGGQAEVADIQAAMHFLATRVARPQVIVGYSFGAAVASRALIQGTPADDLILIAPPIALMEINYLPETPRLRLIIVGDRDDFCPLSQLEYLFQTSPLDSRPKIRVLPGCSHFFAGFERSLYDILQKYQRTLSGSDT from the coding sequence ATGACCATAGCTCAGGGGAACCCGGAGATTCAAGAAGAAAAAGTAATTTTTGCCGCGGCTGACGTTACGTTGGAAGGACGCCTGGCCCCTGCCGGAGAATCGGGCGGGGTGGTGCTCACTTCCCCTCATCCCTTGTACGGCGGCGATATGGATAACAACGTGGTCTGGACGGCGGCCCGCGCCTTTCAGAACCGCCACTGGACCACACTCCGGTTTAATTTCCGGGGGGTGGGGTTGAGCACCGGAGACTACGGCGGGGGGCAGGCGGAAGTGGCTGATATTCAGGCCGCGATGCATTTTTTGGCCACCCGCGTTGCGAGACCGCAGGTCATAGTCGGCTATTCCTTCGGCGCCGCCGTGGCCAGCCGGGCGCTCATCCAGGGGACGCCGGCTGACGACCTCATTCTGATTGCCCCGCCCATCGCCCTGATGGAGATCAATTATTTGCCCGAAACGCCCCGACTCCGCCTCATCATCGTCGGTGACCGGGATGACTTTTGCCCGCTGTCTCAGTTGGAATATCTGTTCCAGACCTCTCCCCTGGACAGCCGACCCAAGATCAGGGTACTGCCGGGTTGCAGCCACTTTTTTGCCGGTTTTGAAAGGTCCCTGTATGATATCCTGCAAAAATACCAAAGAACCTTATCGGGTTCCGATACCTGA
- a CDS encoding MFS transporter, with protein sequence MPTATKNPNPPASYKILLTVVCGIAFASYFATSLRLPVVPLFAVSLGASTSEVGFINSSFLLMCGLLALPLGLLGDRWGRKRIILLGLLIASSSSLLLYWSRTPLQIIWIYLAFGVGLAMIGPSLMAIVADISPATHLGRAYGWYTTSIYSAMSLGPAAGGLLAEALGYRQVFLFVAGAMFLLLIPVAWFLPRSNPRADDHQLPDLSQVISLGWSNHLLHGCWALTLGSCIALGVFFTFFPLYALRHGLNAGQIGVVFAAQAVINALSRIPLGRLSDQTDKTRLAIWGFLGLSLVLAAFSFSHSLTAFIVLAMASGAVQGVGFTPLGALIPEVVPVEARGLAMGGYNTAIYLGMMTGSAGMGPVIHLIGFEPSFFLAALINLFFTGWFYLAFRRKNGGRGRIPAH encoded by the coding sequence TTGCCGACTGCAACCAAGAATCCCAACCCTCCCGCTTCATATAAAATCCTGCTGACTGTGGTCTGCGGCATTGCCTTTGCGAGCTATTTTGCCACCAGCCTGCGACTGCCGGTAGTGCCGTTGTTTGCCGTATCTCTGGGTGCCTCCACCTCCGAGGTGGGGTTTATTAACTCCAGCTTTCTCCTGATGTGCGGTCTGTTGGCGCTGCCCTTGGGATTATTAGGCGACCGGTGGGGGCGGAAACGCATCATTCTTCTCGGTCTGTTGATCGCCTCCAGCTCATCTCTGCTGCTCTACTGGAGCCGCACGCCGCTTCAAATCATCTGGATTTATCTGGCCTTTGGCGTGGGTCTGGCCATGATCGGACCGAGCCTGATGGCCATCGTGGCCGACATCTCACCGGCCACCCATCTCGGCCGGGCCTATGGTTGGTATACCACTTCCATTTATTCGGCCATGAGTCTGGGGCCGGCCGCGGGAGGTCTATTGGCAGAGGCCCTGGGGTACCGCCAGGTCTTTCTGTTCGTGGCCGGTGCCATGTTTCTGCTCCTGATTCCGGTAGCGTGGTTTTTACCCCGCAGCAACCCGAGAGCCGATGATCATCAGCTACCAGACCTGTCGCAGGTGATCTCCTTGGGTTGGTCCAATCACCTGCTGCACGGCTGTTGGGCCCTGACCCTGGGTTCCTGCATTGCCCTGGGGGTCTTCTTTACTTTTTTTCCACTGTATGCCCTGCGCCACGGTTTGAACGCCGGTCAGATCGGGGTGGTGTTCGCCGCCCAGGCCGTTATCAACGCCCTCTCCCGTATCCCTTTGGGACGTTTGAGCGACCAGACGGATAAGACCAGATTGGCGATCTGGGGTTTCTTAGGTCTGAGCCTTGTTCTGGCAGCTTTCAGCTTTAGCCATAGCCTGACCGCCTTTATCGTTCTTGCTATGGCCTCGGGAGCCGTGCAGGGGGTGGGGTTTACCCCGCTGGGCGCTCTGATTCCGGAGGTGGTGCCGGTGGAGGCCCGCGGGCTGGCCATGGGCGGCTATAACACGGCGATTTATTTAGGCATGATGACGGGATCGGCCGGTATGGGACCGGTGATTCACCTGATCGGTTTCGAACCGAGCTTTTTTCTGGCGGCGTTGATTAATCTGTTCTTCACCGGTTGGTTTTACCTTGCTTTCCGAAGGAAAAATGGCGGGCGAGGGCGTATCCCGGCCCATTAG
- a CDS encoding 1-acyl-sn-glycerol-3-phosphate acyltransferase has protein sequence MHASKTLPPQPGGLWNRWKNWFLKIFSGRDYHYYGYLPSRPNFLLRYTLDRFFARVNVPPRHLERLRQMGEKGVVVYALKYRSHLDFLFFNRRYLSSGAPQPEFAFDLNLWMWQPFSHLIQIISAAIHYFTRKHHWPNPFQDGYFRWVLEQRKSGLLFLVDQVGFRQRFYQPKEDPLRHLLEIQQELSFPIFLVPQMVMDRDPTREDKGIIQLFFGDSENPGRLRKLALFFFRSKKAVVELAEPINLQELLADPRNEKYLLEEVAQNIRRELINRIDLTRRVITGPVIKSMEECMELTLTDPNLTDFMEHMAEVENQKISRIKKKAQSYFLEIASDYNAMLVHLWDKALTWVWQNIFEGISLDEAGMERIRQVSPQGTLIYVPCHKSHIDYLILNYMIYQNNIHPPRIAAGKNLAFWPVGALFRKAGAFFIRRRFHGAKLYAEVFASYLKTLIKEGYNIEFFIEGGRSRTGKLVLPQLGLLNMIVRAYHEGVARDLIFVPCFIGYDQVMEEKAYLTELTGSQKKTESWLQLFKIRKLLKKRYGRVYLRFSEPIFFSEYLDRYQLNSDQLTEERRRTIGRDLAFSIIQNINEVSVVTPFSLVCAALLTYPRKGVYRRELLNIINVFYDYLVERKAHLAETLSHLTQAIEEALTLCEARKLITPIEKEEELADELGLGAYSIDESKRLLLEYYKDNIIHFFIPASLVAMSILATQGFEFTREQVVADYRFLKDFFKYEFVYDDQGSEANVDRMLDYFCTRGVIGVISREADSYLLSASGLKELSYFANLLHNYLESYWVAFRSIKYLKKRPRNERDFLKRIQSIGAKLHKVGEVERAEALSDANFRNALKLFGEKGVIVKKAKVGKQPTTFSRPEDEDAREFYGQQLARFLRR, from the coding sequence ATGCACGCTTCCAAGACTCTGCCTCCGCAACCGGGGGGCTTATGGAATCGCTGGAAAAACTGGTTCCTCAAGATCTTTAGCGGCCGGGATTATCATTATTACGGTTATCTCCCGAGTCGACCCAATTTTCTGCTGCGCTACACACTGGACCGCTTTTTCGCCCGGGTCAATGTCCCTCCCAGACATTTGGAGCGATTGCGCCAGATGGGAGAAAAAGGTGTAGTGGTCTATGCCTTGAAGTATCGCAGCCATCTGGATTTTCTCTTTTTTAACCGCCGCTATCTCAGTTCGGGGGCGCCACAGCCGGAATTCGCCTTCGACCTCAATCTCTGGATGTGGCAGCCGTTTTCCCATCTCATCCAGATCATCTCGGCCGCCATTCATTACTTCACCCGGAAACACCACTGGCCCAACCCCTTTCAGGACGGTTATTTCCGCTGGGTGCTGGAGCAACGGAAATCCGGGTTGCTGTTTCTGGTAGATCAGGTCGGCTTCCGACAACGCTTTTACCAACCGAAAGAAGATCCTCTGCGACACCTGCTGGAAATCCAGCAGGAATTGTCGTTCCCCATTTTTCTGGTCCCGCAGATGGTGATGGATCGAGACCCTACCCGGGAGGATAAAGGTATTATCCAACTCTTTTTCGGAGACAGTGAAAATCCAGGCCGTCTCAGAAAATTGGCCCTTTTCTTCTTTCGGAGCAAAAAGGCCGTGGTGGAGTTGGCCGAACCGATCAATCTGCAAGAGTTGCTGGCCGATCCCAGAAATGAAAAATACCTGCTGGAAGAGGTGGCCCAGAACATCCGCCGGGAACTGATCAACCGCATCGACCTCACCCGTCGGGTGATTACCGGACCGGTGATCAAGTCTATGGAAGAGTGCATGGAATTGACCCTTACCGATCCGAATCTCACCGATTTTATGGAACATATGGCGGAGGTGGAGAACCAGAAAATCTCCAGGATCAAGAAAAAAGCCCAGAGTTATTTCCTGGAGATTGCTTCGGATTATAATGCCATGCTGGTTCACCTTTGGGACAAGGCGCTCACCTGGGTCTGGCAGAATATTTTTGAAGGTATCTCGCTGGATGAAGCGGGAATGGAGCGGATCCGCCAGGTCTCACCCCAGGGAACGTTGATTTATGTCCCCTGCCACAAGAGCCACATTGACTATTTAATTCTCAACTACATGATTTACCAGAATAATATCCATCCACCGCGGATTGCCGCCGGCAAGAATCTGGCTTTTTGGCCGGTAGGCGCCCTTTTCCGCAAGGCCGGGGCCTTCTTCATCCGCCGCCGTTTCCACGGGGCCAAGCTCTATGCCGAAGTCTTTGCCAGCTACCTGAAGACCCTGATTAAGGAAGGCTACAATATTGAATTTTTTATTGAGGGGGGGCGCAGCCGTACGGGTAAACTGGTTCTGCCCCAGTTGGGCCTGTTGAACATGATAGTACGGGCTTATCATGAAGGCGTGGCCCGGGATCTCATTTTTGTCCCCTGTTTCATCGGCTACGATCAGGTCATGGAGGAAAAAGCCTACTTAACGGAACTCACCGGTTCGCAGAAAAAAACCGAATCCTGGTTGCAGCTTTTCAAAATTCGTAAGCTCCTGAAAAAGCGCTACGGCCGGGTTTATCTCCGGTTTAGCGAACCCATCTTTTTCTCGGAATATTTGGATCGCTATCAGTTAAACAGCGATCAACTGACCGAGGAGCGGCGCCGGACGATCGGCCGGGATCTGGCCTTTTCAATTATCCAGAATATCAACGAAGTCTCGGTGGTAACCCCCTTCTCCCTGGTCTGTGCGGCGCTCTTGACCTATCCCCGCAAAGGCGTTTACCGGCGCGAACTGCTGAATATCATCAACGTCTTCTACGATTACCTGGTGGAACGCAAAGCTCACCTGGCCGAGACCTTAAGCCACCTCACTCAAGCTATCGAAGAGGCCCTGACGCTCTGCGAGGCTCGCAAATTGATAACCCCCATCGAGAAAGAGGAAGAGCTGGCCGATGAACTCGGCCTGGGGGCTTATAGCATCGATGAAAGCAAGCGCCTGCTGCTGGAGTACTATAAAGATAATATCATCCATTTTTTCATTCCGGCGTCGCTGGTGGCCATGTCCATACTGGCAACCCAGGGGTTCGAGTTCACCCGCGAACAGGTCGTTGCCGACTATCGCTTTTTAAAAGACTTTTTCAAATATGAATTTGTTTACGATGACCAGGGATCGGAGGCCAATGTCGACCGCATGCTCGACTATTTCTGCACCAGAGGCGTGATCGGGGTCATCAGCCGGGAAGCCGACTCCTATCTACTGTCGGCTTCTGGCCTGAAAGAGCTGTCCTATTTTGCCAATCTCCTGCACAATTACCTGGAATCCTACTGGGTCGCTTTCCGTTCGATCAAATATCTCAAGAAGCGGCCCCGCAATGAGCGGGACTTCCTGAAACGCATTCAATCCATCGGCGCCAAACTCCATAAAGTGGGGGAGGTGGAGCGGGCGGAGGCGCTCTCCGATGCCAATTTTCGCAATGCTCTCAAACTCTTTGGCGAAAAGGGCGTCATCGTCAAGAAGGCCAAAGTGGGTAAACAGCCTACCACCTTCAGCCGACCGGAAGATGAAGACGCCAGAGAATTCTATGGCCAGCAATTAGCCCGCTTTTTACGGCGCTAA